One Microbacterium sp. zg-B96 genomic region harbors:
- a CDS encoding DUF3488 and transglutaminase-like domain-containing protein produces the protein MWSPDVAHLDSVHVLADPITTTQRTAPPPPRTGRRRRPDLRLTLAVAGVVVAAMLPLLRVIVPAQWLGESLFLTGLLLTAGHLAHARRVPAVAVSGFQLVLWAVFLTTVYLPDTGLVWVVPTPETVRQVPALFSSGMNEILVGSAPLEASEGLAFLLVAAVGLFAIALDHVVVTARMPLLAAVGVVAVWLVPAIAAPSDMDVWSFTFLAVAILYLLRAETRTREVAEPPSTPAADTGRRAGVGATAVGIGAIAVVVAIAVTPLLPTPTMRPGAAGLGVAATINPSLDLGEDLRRLNNVPVLYLRANSPLPPYLRVATLSTFDGSRWQPDRIRTLPLDSEYGFGELKVDESLRITEYRTTVDITNLASTWLPVSFPAVAVEGLDGQWEAMPFNRTVISSTSNTQGQAYEVISQLPRPTREQIRASSAGGTVLRDATYALPDVPMDTILQTALAVTTGAETDYDKLIALQGWFRGDEFTYSLQAPVADGFDGSGIAAISQFLEQKEGYCVHFASAFAVMARLLDMPARVVVGYLPGNGTGDLVDGQTQYEVTSDQLHAWPEVHFDGIGWVSFEPTKSLGTPTSFLPERVPAADDAGEDITEGAAAAEAPVPSASPTDPALAPELEDQAGAGQAASRGVSLTTALTALGVLLALAIPGAVRDVVRRRRLAAAGRGDAAAAWLSVRETAVDLGIPVPASESPRAFGARLVADYDVPADAVALLVSSIERASYAPAGAVGAVGAASGRGSQPSSQRSDLAAAASAVHSGLLSGATRGRRLLAVMVPRSLVVRPGSAYAAARVPA, from the coding sequence ATGTGGTCGCCTGACGTGGCGCACCTCGATAGCGTGCACGTGCTCGCCGACCCGATCACCACCACCCAGCGCACGGCTCCACCGCCGCCGCGCACCGGCCGGCGGCGGCGACCCGACCTGCGACTCACGCTCGCGGTGGCGGGCGTCGTCGTCGCGGCGATGCTGCCGCTGCTACGGGTCATCGTTCCGGCGCAGTGGCTCGGCGAGTCGCTCTTCCTCACCGGGCTGCTGCTGACCGCCGGCCACCTCGCGCACGCCCGGCGGGTGCCGGCGGTGGCCGTCAGCGGCTTCCAACTGGTGCTGTGGGCGGTCTTCCTCACGACGGTGTATCTGCCCGACACCGGCCTGGTGTGGGTCGTTCCCACTCCCGAGACGGTGCGCCAGGTGCCGGCACTGTTCTCCTCCGGGATGAACGAGATCCTCGTCGGTTCCGCGCCGCTGGAGGCCAGCGAGGGCCTCGCGTTCCTGCTGGTCGCCGCGGTCGGGCTGTTCGCGATCGCGCTGGACCATGTCGTCGTGACGGCGCGGATGCCGCTGCTGGCGGCGGTCGGCGTGGTCGCGGTGTGGCTGGTTCCCGCCATCGCCGCTCCCAGCGACATGGACGTGTGGTCGTTCACGTTCCTGGCGGTGGCGATCCTGTATCTGCTGCGCGCCGAGACCCGCACGCGGGAGGTCGCCGAGCCGCCGTCGACACCGGCCGCCGACACCGGCCGCCGCGCCGGCGTGGGCGCCACCGCCGTCGGCATCGGGGCGATCGCGGTCGTCGTGGCCATCGCCGTCACCCCGCTGCTGCCCACCCCGACGATGCGGCCCGGGGCCGCTGGACTCGGGGTGGCGGCGACGATCAACCCGAGCCTGGATCTGGGCGAGGACCTGCGGCGGCTGAACAACGTTCCGGTGCTCTATCTGCGCGCCAACTCCCCCCTGCCGCCTTATCTGCGGGTGGCGACGCTGTCGACGTTCGACGGCAGCCGATGGCAGCCCGACCGCATCCGCACCCTCCCGCTGGACAGCGAGTACGGGTTCGGCGAGCTGAAGGTGGACGAGTCACTGCGGATCACCGAATACCGCACCACCGTCGACATCACGAACCTCGCTTCGACGTGGCTGCCGGTGTCGTTCCCGGCGGTCGCCGTGGAGGGCCTCGACGGGCAGTGGGAGGCGATGCCCTTCAACCGCACCGTGATCAGCAGCACCTCGAACACGCAGGGTCAGGCGTACGAGGTGATCAGCCAGCTGCCGCGCCCCACCCGCGAGCAGATCCGCGCGTCCAGCGCGGGCGGCACCGTGCTGCGCGACGCCACGTACGCGCTGCCCGACGTGCCGATGGACACGATCCTGCAGACGGCGCTGGCGGTCACCACGGGTGCGGAGACCGACTACGACAAACTCATCGCGCTGCAGGGCTGGTTCCGCGGCGACGAGTTCACCTATTCGCTGCAGGCGCCTGTCGCCGACGGCTTCGACGGCTCGGGCATCGCCGCGATCAGTCAGTTCCTGGAGCAGAAGGAGGGTTACTGCGTGCACTTCGCGTCGGCGTTCGCCGTGATGGCGCGGCTGCTGGACATGCCGGCTCGGGTCGTGGTGGGCTACCTCCCCGGCAACGGCACGGGCGACCTGGTCGACGGCCAGACGCAGTACGAGGTCACCAGCGACCAGCTGCACGCGTGGCCCGAAGTGCACTTCGACGGCATCGGCTGGGTGTCGTTCGAGCCGACAAAGAGCCTCGGCACGCCCACGTCGTTCCTGCCGGAGCGTGTGCCGGCCGCCGACGATGCCGGTGAGGACATCACCGAGGGTGCGGCGGCGGCGGAGGCACCGGTGCCGTCTGCCAGCCCCACCGACCCGGCGCTGGCGCCGGAACTCGAGGACCAGGCGGGCGCAGGTCAGGCCGCGAGCCGCGGAGTCTCGCTCACGACCGCGCTGACGGCGCTCGGAGTCCTGCTGGCGCTGGCGATCCCCGGCGCAGTGCGCGACGTCGTGCGCCGACGAAGGTTGGCGGCAGCCGGCCGGGGCGATGCCGCCGCAGCGTGGCTGAGTGTGCGGGAGACGGCCGTCGACCTCGGCATCCCGGTGCCCGCGTCGGAATCGCCGCGGGCGTTCGGCGCGCGCCTCGTCGCCGACTACGACGTGCCCGCGGATGCGGTGGCGCTGCTCGTGTCGTCGATCGAGCGAGCGTCGTACGCTCCGGCTGGGGCTGTGGGTGCGGTTGGTGCGGCGTCTGGACGTGGTTCGCAACCCAGTTCGCAGCG